A segment of the Amia ocellicauda isolate fAmiCal2 chromosome 5, fAmiCal2.hap1, whole genome shotgun sequence genome:
CTCTCTCTTGCTTGATTGAACCCATTATTGGCTTATTTAGGCATGATTAATAGCATCCTTACACTCTCATTAAAGACTTAGTAAAACCTGGAGCACTGGGCTATCTAGGACCAAGTTTGGAGGATGCCAGTCTTGACACATGTGTGAGATATAAGTCAGTCCTCCAAAGACTGCAAGGATGTTTGCCCCGTCTTATTATGAATTATCGTTTATTAAGTTGGATACACCTGACATTGATTCCAAGTTCATAGTAGACGTTATACTTCCATAAATATCCATACAACACTTTTACTACCTCCATATGTCAGTTGTACACTTGACTCAGAGTGACACCAATCTACTTTCACAGCTTATGGTTATTCAAATGAACATGTGAATACAtaagtaaacaaacaacaaaattacATTACTATCAAagttgtacagtgagggaaaaaagtatttgaaaatctgtggagggagctgaaggttcaagttgccaaatgtcagcctcgaaaccttaatgacttggagaggatctgcaaagaggagtgggacaaaatccctcctgagatgtgtgcaaacctggtgaccaactacaagaaacgtctgacctctgattgccaacaagggttttgccaccaagtactaagtcgaaggggtcaaatacttatttccctcattaacatgcaaattaatttataacttttttgaaatgcgtttttctggatttttttgttgttattctgtctctcactgttaaaatacacctaccattaaaattatagactgatcatttctttgtcagtgggcaaacgtacaaaatcagcaggggatcaaatacttttttccctcactgtatattgtatagAAAATACTGTACAGGCTATCCTGTCGCTTTAACTTTTGTCATGCTGTGTTTAACATATTCAGCTCTGCGTCTAACCGTATGGCAATTTCTCTTCTGGGACATACAGTGTGAGTTCTGTACCTGATAAAAGTCACCTCAGTCACCACATTCATAAACCACATTTCATAATATAATAACAACAGGAAACTCTACATGTGATACTGTAGTAATACAAAAGCTATTTAGCCAATATAACATTAGATGGTGTTATGCATTGGTACAGTGCAATtataatatgtatacatatgtttAGCAATTACATAACTCAAACATCGCCTGAatagtataaaataatatttggtATAAAGAATATATAGTGCTGAGCGGCCAGACTCACTTTCTTAGCATGTGATCCTCCCATTATAGGTGCAGATGACTCCCCTAGGACTTTTTGTTTCTTCACAGTTTGTTTCTTGGACTGTCAGTTGCAGAAGACACCTTTGATATTCATATGCTATAGAAATTCATCTTTTCCTTGCACTCCCATCGTTTCATAGAAGCGTTGGTGACCCGCTCCCTGCTTTACTGGTGCCCAGTCAATGAATTCCTTGTCGTTTATTTCTATCTAGAATTGGAAGCCCTTCTTTAACCTTGTTATCAGACAGTCTTGAAATCCCATTAGAGTATCCAAGCTTAACCTGCGAGCCCATCCTTTAGTTGGTGCAAAGTAGGTTTATGCTAATTGCCACTGACGTGATTGCTGCAATTAGCTTAAACAAGCTTATGAGGACACATATTCTCCCTCTTGGGATTTGTAGTCTGACCGTTaggcctttatttatttaatcatagcCGGTTAAGACGAAAACTCCTATAAAGGTACCATATAATATAACTCCAGATGAACACTGTTGTGCTGCAGTATTTCAGTTAAATACCAGGCCCAATATGAGGATATGCTACTGCCTTGGTGTACCTGTATGTGTTACTTTATTGCCAAAGTTATTTGCTGGTTTTCTAGTGGCTGATTGGTGCATCACAGTCATTGGCATATTAacatttcatatattttactACAGTATATATGGTATCATTGCATCTTAGGAAAAGTACCATTATATTTCACactgattatatatatagagatgtgtgtgtatatatatatatatatatatatatatatatatatatatatatatatatatatatatatatatatatatacacacatctctggaaaaaattaagagaccactcagaaatcagaaatcaatgttaagaggtctcttatttttttccagagctgtatatatattattacttattattattatattatcattattattgtatatacTATTTctattgtagttttttttaaagggaaatTGCCAGAGGATTCCCCACATTGCTAGGTTACAGTCATTAAAGCCACTGTATGCTTTAGGTTATATCTATGGAATTAAAATTTGAATCTATTTGTTAATTTATCTGATAATTACTATGgattattcatttaattaatgaaaGAGTGGCTTAGCTGGAGGTAACTGTGGTAGTGGATGGTATAGATGacccatatattttaaatgctgcATTGAACTTCAGCTGAAACATTTAGGAAAGAAAAGACTGCCCTTGCGCAGGTTGCGAGGTTTCTGCCCAACAGCCCTATTTTCAGCCCAGGGTATTTGCCTTCCGAAGGTTTAGCTTTGTAATCCTGCACAAGTATGATTTACGGAGTGGGCGTACATGACTCCTTAGCCAGCCAATACAATAGGCTTACCAGGCTAGTCTTTTGCTGGCTATAGATGTCTAAAGACAGGAAAACGTGACTGATGTAAGGATTATAAAACCAGGTCCAGCAAAGGCTTTGTTGAAATGTATGAGAGGTCCAGACACATGAACACACTCACTGTCATGAGCTGTAATGGCTAGAATGATGTCTGACATCCAATCTGTGAGCAAGAGCCTtttggttttgatttgtttgtttggttggttggttggttggtgaTCATTGTGTGACACATAAATCCTATTGCATTGTATGTAAAGCTCTCTGCAAATGGGTGATAATCCACACAAAAGGTCGTGTTTAACAAAGAAGTGTAACCAAGAATCGTTTACCTATTTCCCTTACATTCATTAAACCGTGTAGTTGAACTGTATTACGAATCAAACCATATATTTCATGAATTCAACGTATAAGACCGCAGTGGcagcaatacaaatgtatttcgGGTGATTAGGTTGCTTTTCCTTGCGGTTACGTCATTGGTAGGCGCCTCGGTTGTGCGGGGCTCCATTGGTCGCGTCTGGCGGAGCGGGTCGCTCGGCGCTCGTCTGCCTGCGCCTGTCTGTTTACTGCCACAGCAGCGGGCGGAAAATGAAGCGATAAGGCAAGAAGTGGGCATCGTGAAGACGGGGATCTCGCTGCCAGAGGATCATACACGGACGGCCAACATGACGAACGGTAAGGCTCTGCTCCGGTGCCGACGGCGGGCTGggcgccgggtccgggtccCGGGCGGCTGGCGTTTCCTTTCGCAAAGCAGGAAGTGAGTGCGGGTTGAGTACGTGGCTCCGGggacgcagcagcagcagcaggccgAGGCCAttagcgcacacacacaaagagtgATTACAATAACAAGCATCTGCATATACTAATAATATCTAGATCTTGGTGTCAGGTCTGGTTAATGTGTATAACCGGTCTGGTGTAATTTGTATACATGGTTCGGTCCGgtctgtttggtttgtttttgaacaGCTGATGCTAGGTTGTGTTAAACCACATAGTGTCGATCAGGTTCTGCCTTTAGTTACCTTTCTAGTTAAACAGAAACCAGTGTCATTGAATACTTGTGTCGCCCCTCATTGTGTTTGGTATACATTGAGCTGACTACAGTACCAGCGATGTCAAAAGGCAATTATTActgatttaatttgtgtgtttgttttacaagATGCAAGTTCCTGTACATATTCACCACCAGGCGCTGTCTGTTTGAACTTGCTCGCTTATCTCACGTATGTTTGAATAGACACGCCGTATATGTGGAGTTAAGCATTGTATTATCATATTATAATGTTCAGGTTTCATGGATAGTTTGTGTTAAGCAGCTCCCTAACACAGAAGTGATTCAGTCAGCCATGCAGGGGCGGGGTCTTATTCACGTCATCTGTCACTCAAGTTTGTCAAGATTGTCCAGTCCGCCCCAGTGCCCAGCAATTAAAGTGAAATCAGAGTATTGTCTTGGGCAGGGTGGTGCTCTTGAATGCAGTATTGTGAATGACTGtttcttctccctccctctttctcggCAGTTTACTCATTCGATGGCATTTTGGTGTTTGGCTTACTGTTTGTCTGCACGTGTGCATACTTGAAGAAAGTGCCCCGGCTAAAGAACTGGCTCCTGTCTGAGAAGAAAGGAATCTGGGGTGTCTTTTACAAAGGTATGTTCAGCGCTGTCCTGTTACACTGGGCCAGGCCTGTCAGATGGATAAAGCTGGCTGGTGGTGTTGATGTAGATGTTACCCAAGCAGCAGGCACTGTGTTGAAGAATTGTGTGCTCTGTCCTGTCGAATTCTCCTTCTTTGTGATCTCACCATGACTAGCAATCACATTTCCTTCTTTTGCAGCGGCAGTGATCGGCACACGGCTTCACCTCGCGGTGGCTGTCTCCTGCGTGGCCATGGCCTTCTACGTCTTGTTTATAAAGTGACATTAAATCGGGCTTCGCTCACGGACACACAATGAACAATGCGCTCGACGCCCCCGGACCGGTGTACAGAACGGGAACCGACTTCTGTTTATAGGAAGGTGCCAGACAAAGCCCTTTCATCCTTCTGGAGACCCTTCCGGAACCCACCGGCTCACCCCTGCTTTTActgaatggagagaaaaaaaaccctGTTGGTTTTGAGTTGAATTGAGTTTTGTATTCCttggttttattgttttgctgAATATGAACACGCAGAAAAGGCTTGTGTTGTATATCTGGGGTATGGGGGAAGAAAAGGGTAACACTCGCAGTGCCAGGCATAGTGAAAACTATAAAACGAATCTGGATTTGTTTCTATTTCCTTGTGTGGGTTTAAAATTAGACATGGGGTTCTTGTGTTGCACACAGCAGCAGTGGGGTATACATGTAGAATCAGATTTTTAACTAAATTATTGTTGGGGCTCTTGTATTCGAAATGTGTGTCAAACAGATCTCAATTAAACAGGGCAGGGGAGTAGGTATGACGTGTTCAAACAGTTAGACACAGAAGTGCTGTACATGGTCCTGGGTTTCCCAATTCCCATGAAATCGCGTTAACGGGGAAATCTGGTAATCCTGCCTAAAAGTGTTTTTGACTTTCAGTTTTCAAGAGGCTCATGAACAACTGTTCTCCGTGTTGTAACTGATGGATTCCAGAGAGATTTCTTCCTGCTCTAATGAGTGTCTGCAGTTCAGGGCACAATTAGCAGCAGGCAGAGCTCACATCCCTGACACTTACAGCTGTCACGTTAAAAAGCAGCAGGCGGTGGGATTGTGGGAAATAATTCTCTGCATCTCAACATGTTACCACAGCTGCTTGAGCAAGATGCATCCATTCCTTCAAAAACTATCCTCCTGACAGTCATGTTTGTCTCATTGTCACAATCACTTCCCATGCCCTGTTTTCAGGATgataaaaatgacaaaacacaatcccACTATTTGCCTCCCTCCTTTTTTTAAGCATTGGGGAAATTATAGCcaggttttcttttttgcttctactgtacttttttttctggtttaaattattatataatttcagTTTAGGCCCGTATGATGTCTTTTGCATTCATGATCATAATGACAGGTTTCCTCAGAGGCAGATATCAAGTTTCTAAACTTCCTTGGTTCTGTATGTACTAGTTGTTGGCAGAGGGGATTTCTGAGGTGAAGTGAAATGCAGGATCTGATGCACAAACTCATAGATTAAGACTTAGGTAAATGTTGCACAGAGAAACAGAAGGAAACACTACTTGCAAGCAATGTTTCACCTACACCTACTCccatttatatatctatatatagtagttttttttttctcttctgttcAATTTAGAAGTTAAGATCTGAAGGAAAGGGTGAAATGAATGATGATACTGCATTACTCTCGTGTCCGCATTGTCAATACACTACAATAAGTTTAAAGAATCAAGttgcaaaatgttttaatgctgCCATGAACTCAAAGCCACGGCCATAAAATCAAATTGATACCAAGTGTGTCCTACATTTAGCAATGAGGTCATGGATAATGGGAAATCGGTGGGCATAAATTGCGTTACATGTATATAGACCATTGTTTACTTCAGTGCATCAGTAAGGTGAGTGTATGGGCAATATTTAACGAGTGCCTCAATTTTTGTATCGTTTTGCATATGCAGTAGTGTTCCAGATTTAATCAATTGTAGAAAACACTGTATTGTGTCCTGTTATCCAAGTTCCCcattgtcattttcaaatgCGTTTAAGTGAGCGGTCCACCTACATTGAAATTAGGTTTTGCTAGTTATTTGGCTAGGAGAGTTCTGGAGCATGTTGGAGTGGGAGCGTGTATTTTCATTGGTTACAGACAGGGCATTGTCTGTGCTCTTGACTTGCATCAGAGGCTTCTTAAAGTAAAGATAATTCTGTCAGGTGCTCCCTGGGTAACTCCGGCAAAGTGAAAATCAGAACATATACTGGAATGTATCAGATATATCACTAATTAAGAGCCTGGAAGATTGAATCCCACATGTGACCTCGTTGGTACTGGAAGTTAAACTTTTGACTCTGAAATGCACAAAAGGaccctgttttttttgtttaggacCATCTCCAAAAAAACAAGGTTCATTTATGTTCTAGTGAGAAAGCGATGCTAAGCTCTTGCAATGTGCAGGTtcctttttacatttaaaaaacaaatcagtttaatgctgtaggaaaacaacaataaaatgagCTGTACAACATGTCATTAGTCTGGAAATACCAGATGGTTTCTTTGAATGGGTATTTGTAATGTCCCTGTGCACAAATTCACACTATGCTTAAATGTTGTTTGTCTGATCAGCTGGTTTCCTAGGCTGTGAGTCTCGGCTGACATCATGGGAATCTGTTTCTACCTTCGGGGGAGGGGTGGGTTCCTTCTTCTTTATTAAACGTACGAGAGAGATCCTAGTTAACAACACTGGTCTGGACTCGTATTATTTTCACTCAAAAGTCTCCATTTTCCTCCCTGGGTTCACTGTTCGGTGTGGGAAATAAATTTTGGACTGTTGCTTGCAATTCAGTCCGTCTCTCAATGACCAGGATTAATCAATGTTGCTAACTGAGATATTCATTAGAGGTTAGTCTCCCTCACCCTGCAATACTGGATGAACACATTCTACCAACCAACAACTAAACAAACCTAGTGCAAACAtttgaaacaaagaaaaacagtgtAAACATATTTCATACATACTATAATACGCTCACTGTTACATTTTGCTATCTAATTAAATGTCAGcagattacattatttgtagGCCTATGTTATAAAACATGACAAATGGCTTAATGTGTTGGCTTACtttcctttattttaaaaagcaattttGTGCTTCAATTATTTccagtgtaaatgtttaaaacTTATAGGTCTCATCAAATCCTGTCAAATATCAAATTCTAAATTTGTATGAATCCTGTTTTGAAAAAATGTTTGCAAACCTATTTCTGCTGTTGTCTTTAGTGGAAAGGATTATGTGTGTACTTTTGTTTTGCCTCAATACATGGAGACAAAGGCAAAGCTTCTACAGAACAATGTGGCCGGGAGTCAGTCAACGTTCCTGTTAACATAGGTGTCAGACGTCATTGAAACTAGCACAATCACAGTCGGGGTAAAGATTGGTGCCTTTGTGATTAGGTTTTTGGAGGTGCAAATAAGGCGATTGAATCTTGTATGGCGAAACTGAATTTGGATTCATTTCCCACCCTGCAGGCTTTTCAAATGGAAACCCATTCTAATCTCACAGTGGCATTTCATTTGGTTATGAGGAAGTTTAAGGtatctggatttttgtgttgtggaAAAGGTAATCTCTGGTGCAGATTACTGCCAGCCCCAGGACCGAGGTAGAGGATAGGCAACACGCAGCAGTTGTTTTATGTGTCAGCTGAGGAATGCTCCCAGGGAACAACCATCAAAGCAGAATGGCTTTGAAATGCTTGTCTTTGATATACATGAATCAAGGAGCTCTTGGCAGATTTTATTCAAATTGAAGTCCCATcaaaattaaggaaataaaaagaaatagaTTGGCTTCTTCTGTATATCTTTAGTCATCAAACTTAAAGGGAAAGGACAAGAAGCATGTTGCCAGAGATACTCCAATTTGAGATTCACAATAATCCTAAAGTTGTTTCCAGCTCAAACTCTATACAGAGAAAACAGATCAATCATGTTTTGCCACCAACATGCATTAGCTTAAAACGTGACTTACTGTTTCATAGTTTCAATTACTTTATTTGAAAGTTTTCAGTTCTGCATAACAGTAACTCAAGGAAGACCTAAATATGACATTGCAAAGCAGTTCTAAATAGTGCCTGATTAATGTGCTGCAGGATCTTAAtataacacactgcactgctgaaACGAGGTAGAAAGTGTAGTGCTATGAACAGTGTAGAATAtaattacccccccccccattatttACTATCTCTACtatattttatacacacaccCATTTGAGGATTAATGTATGTTTACAACCAAATTTGTAGACTTAAGGCAAATAGGGTTATTTGGTATATAATGGTGTATAATATACAGACCTTTTTTTTAATCCTAAAACTTATTTTCGCCTAGCTGTTCCTTATCTATAATAAACCCACAAGGGGCATCCATTCCGTTTATGCCTTTGCCTTGAGCATGTAAAGGGGGCGTGTGTATTACCAGGATGCATTGCGGAGCATCTTAAAAGACGGCGCCTGCGCAGTCGGAGGTTCCAGATTCGAAAGGACGTGTGCATGGCGTGGTGCGCAAGGAGAGTGAAAgcgtgagtgcgtgtgtgcgtggaTGGATGCGTGTTTGTGCgagagtgcatgtgtgttgtgtgagtgtttaaacaaactgaaaaaaaaaaatctacaccgTGATCTTATTTGATCAGGTCGGAGTGCCGGCCCGGTTCCGACTCTGAAGTGATAAAACCCGCAGTGCGAGCCGTGCAGTCGGCGGTGAGCAGGAGGCACTTCCGCGCAGCAGGGCCGCCGCAGACATGTGGTTCAGACATGATGAATTGATCAGATATACTAGAGCCGGGGAGACTCGGGGCTCCGGCCCGGGGTCCGGGATCCGGCCAGTGAGTATAGAGGCGATTCTGATCTAACCATCCATcacctgcagtgtgtgtgtgtgtgtgtgtgtgtgtgtgtgtgtcatgttgAGCGTTTTAAATGTGGCTTTAAAAGCTGAGCTGTGTTTGAATTTTCCATTAAAATGCTTAATGTCCTCCAATGTCTTATTTTCTTGACTCGTTTTTTAATTTCCCCAAAACTGTCTTGTGTTCTTTCTCAGAACAGGCACTTAAACTGTTTTGTGAAATGCATGCACTAGGGC
Coding sequences within it:
- the tmem167b gene encoding protein kish-B; this translates as MTNVYSFDGILVFGLLFVCTCAYLKKVPRLKNWLLSEKKGIWGVFYKAAVIGTRLHLAVAVSCVAMAFYVLFIK